In one Achromobacter spanius genomic region, the following are encoded:
- a CDS encoding LysR family transcriptional regulator — MRSLSSDFCLTVFPSAISRGTRIVLRRPLRNMGKGDLATVQQVLFRGGESPDNHLPGTPDPSSLQAFRMTDIESRHIDEIAALLAVAAERSFASAGRSLGRHPTIISKRIASLEVRLGVRLVERTTRQVQLTEAGKRLADKLKVAMDLLDEAQLEAAEQARELHGTLRIALPATMGRQWLAPRLPTFMNLHPKLVLDAQYSDAVIDLIEGGFDAAIRIGHLPDSQLVARKLASHERILAASPEFIQRHGMPRQPADLQKQNCLGNPSLNSFPMWRLSDGRRVETIRANGTLRTNDPVALLEAARAGIGVIGAGEWLVARDLAAGTLVRVLPAWTFDREGGIYLVRPTRRYAPARTEAFADWIAEVFRHVPWSGNAQT; from the coding sequence GTGCGTAGCCTCTCTTCTGACTTTTGTTTGACGGTTTTTCCATCGGCGATCTCCCGTGGTACGCGCATAGTGCTGCGCCGGCCCCTGCGCAATATGGGCAAAGGCGATCTGGCTACCGTGCAGCAAGTTTTGTTCCGTGGGGGCGAATCGCCAGATAATCACCTACCGGGCACGCCAGATCCTTCCTCGTTACAAGCCTTCAGAATGACCGATATTGAAAGTCGCCACATCGACGAAATCGCTGCCTTGCTGGCGGTGGCCGCCGAGCGTTCGTTCGCCTCGGCGGGCCGGTCGCTGGGCCGCCATCCAACCATCATCTCCAAACGAATCGCGTCGCTGGAAGTTCGTCTTGGCGTCAGGTTGGTGGAACGAACGACCCGGCAGGTGCAACTGACCGAGGCCGGGAAAAGGCTGGCCGACAAGCTCAAGGTTGCCATGGACCTGCTGGACGAGGCGCAGTTGGAAGCGGCCGAGCAGGCTCGTGAATTGCACGGCACGCTAAGAATCGCGTTGCCGGCGACGATGGGACGCCAATGGCTGGCGCCGCGCCTGCCAACCTTCATGAACCTGCACCCGAAGCTGGTGCTGGACGCGCAATACAGCGACGCCGTCATCGATTTAATCGAGGGCGGATTCGATGCGGCAATCCGGATCGGGCATCTGCCCGACAGCCAGCTCGTTGCCCGAAAGCTGGCAAGCCATGAGCGCATTCTTGCCGCCTCGCCTGAATTCATCCAGCGCCATGGGATGCCTCGGCAACCGGCGGATCTTCAGAAGCAAAACTGCCTTGGTAACCCCAGCTTGAACTCGTTTCCGATGTGGCGGCTTTCCGATGGCCGGCGAGTGGAAACCATCCGTGCAAACGGTACGCTGCGCACCAACGACCCCGTCGCGCTGCTTGAAGCCGCCCGAGCGGGTATTGGGGTGATCGGCGCCGGAGAGTGGTTGGTCGCCCGCGACCTGGCGGCGGGCACCTTGGTGCGGGTGCTTCCGGCATGGACGTTCGACCGGGAAGGGGGCATTTATCTGGTCCGCCCCACGCGGCGCTATGCACCGGCAAGGACGGAGGCGTTTGCCGATTGGATTGCAGAAGTGTTTCGCCACGTTCCCTGGTCCGGCAATGCGCAAACCTAG
- a CDS encoding LysR substrate-binding domain-containing protein, producing the protein MNLARIDLVTLALFVAVARQGSISAGARQSHLAVGAASKRISDLETALGTALLYRNAAGVELTDAGQACLVHALRVLQEVEQMTGALSDFAQGVRGQVRIAANTSSLTQFLPEDLAAFMDGHPAVRIDLEEQNSSDIVTAVLENRADIGVFADRTLADGLSTFPYRLDELVVIVPQRHPLAAEAHVAFADTLAYDYVGLPPATSLATRLSDESGRLGRAMRLRIQVRSFDAICRMVAATRGVGILPRIAAEPHARSMPIKLIPLTDEWARRWLLLGVRDADTLTVGARLLLAHLRGDH; encoded by the coding sequence ATGAACCTTGCCCGTATCGACCTCGTCACCCTCGCCCTGTTTGTTGCCGTTGCGCGCCAGGGCAGCATCTCGGCTGGCGCGCGCCAGTCGCATCTGGCCGTGGGGGCTGCCAGCAAGCGGATTTCTGACTTAGAGACCGCCTTGGGCACCGCGCTGCTGTACCGCAACGCCGCCGGGGTGGAACTGACCGACGCCGGCCAGGCCTGCCTGGTCCACGCACTGCGCGTATTGCAGGAAGTGGAGCAGATGACGGGTGCGCTGTCGGATTTCGCGCAAGGCGTGCGCGGGCAGGTACGCATCGCCGCCAATACCTCGTCGCTGACGCAGTTTCTACCCGAAGACCTGGCCGCCTTCATGGATGGCCACCCGGCCGTGCGCATCGACCTGGAAGAGCAGAACAGCAGTGACATTGTCACCGCCGTGCTTGAAAACCGCGCCGATATTGGCGTATTCGCCGATCGGACTCTCGCTGACGGCTTGTCGACCTTCCCCTACCGCTTGGATGAACTGGTGGTGATCGTGCCGCAGCGCCACCCCCTGGCCGCCGAGGCGCATGTGGCGTTCGCGGACACCCTGGCCTATGACTATGTGGGCTTGCCGCCGGCCACGTCGCTGGCGACCCGTTTGTCCGACGAGAGCGGTCGCCTGGGCCGGGCCATGCGCTTGCGCATCCAGGTGCGCAGCTTTGACGCGATTTGCCGCATGGTGGCGGCGACCCGTGGCGTGGGCATTCTGCCGCGCATCGCGGCCGAGCCGCATGCGCGGTCGATGCCGATCAAACTCATCCCCCTGACCGACGAATGGGCGCGCCGCTGGCTGCTGCTGGGCGTGCGCGATGCCGACACGCTGACCGTGGGCGCCCGCCTGTTGCTGGCGCATCTGCGCGGCGATCACTAA
- a CDS encoding PhzF family phenazine biosynthesis protein, with protein MDVEHIAAFSAESSGGNPAGVVICEALPPADDMQRVAQQVGYSETVFAAPLKDGWRVRYFSPLVEVDFCGHATIALGAALAKRQGSGTFALQLNQAEITVDGQHSQTGWSASFRSPPTRSGGAPQPLLDEALALFKLHQADLDLRIPPALAHAGANHLVLALRSRDALRRMNYDIGQGQALASRENLTTFCLVYAEQDQHFHVRNPFPLGGVFEDPATGAAAAALGGYLRDIGWPHGASIRIDQGDDMGVPCRIRADIGAASGEGIRVSGNARLMTQP; from the coding sequence ATGGACGTTGAGCACATTGCGGCATTCTCGGCCGAGTCGTCCGGCGGCAATCCCGCTGGGGTTGTTATTTGCGAAGCGCTGCCCCCGGCGGATGACATGCAGCGCGTCGCCCAACAGGTCGGCTATTCGGAAACCGTCTTTGCGGCGCCGCTGAAAGACGGGTGGCGGGTGCGCTACTTCTCGCCGCTGGTCGAGGTGGACTTTTGTGGGCACGCCACCATCGCGCTGGGCGCGGCGTTGGCGAAACGACAGGGTTCGGGCACCTTCGCACTTCAACTCAACCAGGCGGAAATCACCGTTGACGGACAGCACTCGCAGACGGGGTGGAGCGCATCGTTTCGGTCGCCTCCCACGCGAAGCGGCGGCGCACCGCAACCCTTGCTTGATGAGGCTCTGGCGCTCTTCAAGTTGCATCAAGCCGACCTTGACCTACGGATACCGCCCGCGCTGGCCCATGCCGGTGCCAACCATCTTGTTCTGGCTTTGCGGTCGCGCGACGCGCTACGCCGAATGAACTACGACATCGGGCAAGGCCAAGCCTTGGCCAGCCGTGAAAACCTGACCACGTTTTGCCTGGTCTACGCCGAACAAGATCAACACTTTCATGTGCGCAATCCGTTCCCGCTGGGCGGCGTGTTTGAAGACCCCGCCACTGGCGCCGCCGCCGCCGCGCTGGGCGGCTATTTGCGTGATATCGGCTGGCCTCATGGTGCAAGCATCCGTATCGATCAAGGCGACGACATGGGCGTGCCCTGCCGTATTCGTGCCGACATCGGCGCGGCAAGCGGCGAAGGCATCCGCGTATCTGGCAATGCCCGGCTGATGACACAGCCTTGA
- a CDS encoding Bug family tripartite tricarboxylate transporter substrate binding protein, which produces MAFPCLPTILRAGIAAALTLGASAASAQADFPNRPLTLIVSAAPGGTTDIAARLIAQPLGVALGQSVVVENKPGASGGIAAQTVARAKADGYTLLLQYSGFQVITPHVTPSAGWDPIKDFAPVANVLSAPQVVVVRPDLPINSLKELVAYAKANPGKLNYASSGNGSLQQVATELLNQMAGTQITHIPYKGTGPALNDLLGGAVDMTITTPPPLLGQIAAGKLRALAVTGNTRLPSLPNVPTAAEAGYPDLIVSSWFAMYAPKDTPAPVVDKIAGEIQKIMKTDAFRQKAAEQGAEATFMGPKELGAYTQSELDRWGKVVKAAKITAN; this is translated from the coding sequence ATGGCATTTCCCTGCCTGCCCACCATCCTGCGCGCCGGTATCGCCGCCGCCCTGACCCTCGGCGCCAGCGCCGCCAGCGCCCAAGCCGACTTTCCCAACCGCCCTCTCACGCTGATCGTGTCCGCCGCGCCCGGCGGCACCACCGACATCGCCGCCCGTCTGATCGCCCAGCCTTTGGGCGTGGCGCTTGGTCAGAGCGTCGTCGTTGAGAACAAGCCGGGTGCCTCCGGCGGCATCGCCGCGCAGACGGTCGCCCGCGCCAAGGCCGACGGCTACACGCTGCTGCTGCAATACTCCGGCTTCCAGGTCATCACGCCCCACGTCACACCCTCCGCCGGCTGGGACCCGATCAAGGACTTCGCCCCCGTCGCCAACGTGCTGTCGGCGCCGCAAGTCGTGGTGGTGCGCCCTGACCTGCCCATCAATTCGCTCAAGGAACTGGTGGCCTACGCCAAGGCCAATCCGGGCAAGCTGAACTACGCGTCGTCCGGCAACGGCTCGCTGCAACAGGTGGCCACCGAATTGCTGAATCAGATGGCCGGCACGCAGATCACGCACATCCCCTACAAGGGCACCGGCCCCGCGCTGAACGACCTGCTGGGCGGCGCGGTGGACATGACCATCACCACGCCCCCGCCGCTGCTGGGCCAGATCGCCGCCGGCAAGCTGCGCGCGCTGGCCGTCACCGGCAACACCCGCCTGCCGTCCCTGCCCAACGTGCCCACCGCCGCCGAGGCCGGCTATCCCGACCTGATCGTGTCGTCATGGTTCGCCATGTACGCCCCCAAGGACACGCCCGCCCCGGTCGTGGACAAGATCGCCGGCGAAATCCAGAAAATCATGAAGACCGACGCTTTCCGCCAAAAGGCCGCCGAACAAGGCGCCGAAGCCACCTTCATGGGGCCGAAGGAACTGGGTGCGTATACGCAGTCGGAACTGGACCGCTGGGGCAAGGTGGTCAAGGCCGCGAAGATCACGGCTAACTGA
- a CDS encoding DUF305 domain-containing protein → MIAVATVIMYGLMYLNVYALSHIYFSQTRLWMAVIMGAVMAVVMLGFMLSMYRNRRINLGIVIGSVAAFATALWLVRSQATVDDISYMRAMIPHHSIAILTSERAHIRDPRVRKLADGIIRAQVKEIGEMEQLIADLEKNPQPEGSPELRDYRELGLPAPKPE, encoded by the coding sequence ATGATCGCCGTCGCAACCGTCATCATGTACGGCTTGATGTACTTGAACGTCTACGCCCTGTCGCATATCTATTTCAGCCAAACACGGCTGTGGATGGCCGTGATCATGGGCGCCGTCATGGCGGTGGTCATGCTGGGGTTCATGCTGTCAATGTATCGCAACCGGCGCATCAACCTGGGCATCGTCATCGGCAGCGTGGCGGCCTTCGCCACCGCATTGTGGCTGGTGCGCAGCCAAGCCACTGTGGACGATATTTCGTACATGCGGGCCATGATCCCCCACCACTCCATTGCGATTCTGACCAGTGAACGCGCGCACATTCGCGACCCGCGCGTTCGCAAACTGGCGGATGGAATCATCCGGGCACAGGTCAAGGAAATAGGCGAAATGGAACAGCTTATCGCCGACCTGGAAAAGAACCCGCAACCCGAAGGCAGCCCGGAACTTCGCGACTACCGAGAACTAGGCCTGCCGGCGCCCAAGCCGGAATAA
- a CDS encoding zinc-binding alcohol dehydrogenase family protein: MKAVGFWTKGLPSSDERSLEDLQLADPAHPQGRDLLVRVHAVSVNPRDVKSRMSMAPSNGAPVVLGYDASGVVEAVGSEASLFKPGDEVYYAGVLNRQGANAELQWVDERIVGRKPATLDHATAAALPLTSLTAWEMLFDRLSLPPDGGAGESLLVIGGAGGVPTMAIQIARQLTQVTVIATASRPESEAWVRSMGAHHVINHFHPLPAQLEAIEALAPVTRIFSTHTTPKNWAEMAQVIAPQGRIGLIDDPEPLDLRLMKFKSVSMHWEAMFTRPMHATADMQRQHDILNTVADLIDNKTLVAPRVASYGTINAANLRRAHAALEDGHTVGKITLAGF; the protein is encoded by the coding sequence ATGAAAGCAGTGGGTTTTTGGACGAAAGGCTTGCCTAGCAGCGATGAGCGCTCGCTTGAAGATTTGCAATTGGCCGACCCTGCGCATCCGCAAGGCCGCGATCTGCTGGTGCGGGTGCATGCCGTAAGCGTCAATCCGCGCGACGTCAAAAGTCGCATGAGCATGGCCCCGTCAAACGGCGCCCCCGTGGTGCTGGGCTACGATGCCTCTGGCGTCGTGGAAGCCGTGGGCTCAGAGGCTAGCCTCTTCAAACCGGGCGACGAGGTCTATTACGCGGGTGTCCTGAATCGCCAAGGCGCCAATGCTGAACTGCAATGGGTGGATGAGCGCATCGTCGGCAGAAAGCCCGCCACGCTTGACCACGCCACCGCCGCCGCGCTGCCCCTGACCTCGCTGACCGCCTGGGAAATGTTGTTCGACCGCCTGTCCTTGCCGCCCGACGGCGGGGCCGGCGAAAGCCTGCTCGTGATCGGCGGCGCCGGCGGCGTGCCGACGATGGCCATTCAGATCGCGCGCCAGCTTACGCAGGTCACGGTGATTGCCACGGCGTCCCGGCCCGAGAGCGAAGCCTGGGTGCGTTCGATGGGCGCCCACCATGTCATCAATCACTTTCACCCTTTGCCCGCGCAGCTTGAGGCTATCGAAGCCCTTGCGCCGGTCACACGAATTTTCTCTACCCACACTACGCCGAAGAATTGGGCTGAGATGGCGCAGGTCATCGCGCCACAGGGCCGTATCGGGCTGATCGACGACCCCGAGCCCTTGGACCTGCGCCTGATGAAGTTCAAGAGCGTGTCGATGCACTGGGAGGCGATGTTCACACGCCCCATGCACGCCACGGCCGACATGCAGCGGCAGCACGACATCCTGAACACCGTGGCGGACTTGATCGACAACAAAACCTTGGTTGCGCCGCGTGTCGCCTCCTACGGAACCATCAACGCCGCAAACCTGCGCAGGGCGCACGCGGCGCTTGAAGACGGCCACACGGTCGGGAAGATCACGCTCGCGGGCTTTTGA
- a CDS encoding 2-keto-4-pentenoate hydratase, whose amino-acid sequence MDTDIAKAASAMLVQHWQAGTVLDCLPTPLRPASQEEGYLIQAQIEAISAKPLFGWKIAGTSVAGQRHIGIDGPIAGRLLSEMVYGDGDAVPIGADRMRVAEAEFAFRMGRSLAPRARPYDVLEVMDAVSALHLAIEIPDSRYQDFVTIGGPQLIADNACAHRFVLGPEAPAMWREIDLPSHRVLGRVGKTFKREGIGENVLGDPRIALTWLANELSRLGVTLGADQVVTTGTCLAPMDISAGDVVAVDYGSLGSLSCRIQGPG is encoded by the coding sequence ATGGACACTGATATCGCCAAAGCCGCTTCCGCGATGCTTGTGCAGCACTGGCAAGCGGGCACGGTATTGGATTGCCTGCCGACGCCGCTGCGGCCGGCATCCCAGGAAGAGGGCTACCTGATTCAGGCGCAAATTGAAGCCATCAGCGCAAAGCCCTTGTTCGGTTGGAAAATTGCGGGCACCAGCGTGGCGGGACAACGCCACATTGGTATTGACGGCCCGATAGCGGGGCGCTTGCTCAGCGAGATGGTCTACGGCGATGGGGACGCCGTGCCCATCGGCGCCGATCGCATGCGCGTCGCGGAAGCCGAGTTCGCGTTTCGCATGGGGCGCAGTCTTGCTCCGCGAGCCCGTCCGTACGATGTCCTGGAAGTGATGGACGCGGTATCGGCGCTGCATCTGGCCATCGAAATCCCGGATTCCCGCTACCAGGACTTTGTCACCATCGGCGGGCCGCAGCTGATTGCCGACAATGCCTGCGCGCACCGCTTCGTGCTTGGCCCTGAGGCACCTGCGATGTGGCGTGAAATTGACCTGCCCAGCCATCGCGTGTTGGGGCGCGTGGGCAAGACTTTCAAGCGGGAAGGTATCGGCGAAAACGTGCTGGGCGACCCCCGCATTGCGCTGACCTGGCTGGCGAACGAACTGTCTCGGCTTGGCGTAACGCTCGGCGCGGATCAGGTGGTGACAACGGGGACGTGCCTTGCCCCCATGGACATCAGCGCGGGCGATGTCGTGGCGGTGGATTACGGATCGCTCGGCAGTCTGTCATGCCGGATCCAGGGCCCCGGCTGA
- a CDS encoding CaiB/BaiF CoA transferase family protein yields the protein MAGQILAGIRVLELGQLIAGPFAAKTLADFGAQVIKIEPPGQGDPLRKWRLLHEGTSVWWEAQSRNKQSVCVDLRQQEGQDIVRLLAQQADVLIENFRPGTLEKWGLSWEALHALNPRLIMLRISGYGQTGPKAREPGFAAIGEAMAGLRYLNGEPGRAPVRAGLSLGDTIAGLHGALGVMMALYQRDARGGVGQVIDAALYESLFNLSESLLPEYSVFGAVREPAGAALPGIAPSNAYPCQDGYVLIAGNGDAIYTRLMARIGRDDLGQDPALAHNDGRARRVAEIDAAIGAWTQTRLIDDVLAAMREADVPAGRIYSVADIAADPHYRARNAITTVESAAGVPVEMPAVFPYLSTNPGAVRERAPTLGEHTDAVLAQAGLSDEQRNALRAKGVIA from the coding sequence ATGGCTGGGCAGATTCTTGCTGGCATCCGCGTGCTGGAGCTGGGTCAACTGATAGCAGGGCCGTTCGCCGCCAAGACCCTGGCGGATTTTGGCGCGCAGGTCATCAAGATTGAACCCCCTGGGCAGGGCGACCCGCTACGCAAATGGCGTTTGCTGCACGAAGGCACGTCCGTGTGGTGGGAAGCGCAGTCGCGCAACAAGCAGTCGGTGTGTGTGGACCTGCGCCAGCAGGAAGGCCAGGACATCGTGCGCCTGTTGGCGCAGCAGGCCGACGTGCTGATCGAGAACTTCCGCCCCGGCACCCTGGAAAAATGGGGCTTGTCGTGGGAAGCCCTGCATGCCCTGAACCCGCGCCTGATCATGCTGCGCATCTCGGGCTACGGCCAGACCGGCCCCAAGGCGCGCGAACCGGGCTTTGCCGCCATCGGCGAGGCCATGGCCGGGCTGCGCTACCTGAACGGCGAACCGGGCCGCGCGCCGGTGCGCGCCGGCTTGTCGCTGGGCGACACCATCGCCGGCCTGCATGGCGCGCTGGGCGTGATGATGGCGCTGTACCAGCGCGATGCGCGTGGCGGCGTGGGGCAAGTGATCGACGCGGCGCTCTACGAAAGCCTGTTCAACCTTAGCGAAAGCCTGTTGCCGGAATACTCCGTGTTCGGCGCCGTGCGCGAGCCGGCCGGCGCCGCGTTGCCGGGCATCGCGCCGTCCAACGCTTATCCGTGCCAGGACGGCTACGTGCTCATCGCCGGCAACGGCGATGCCATCTACACCCGATTGATGGCGCGCATCGGCCGCGACGACCTGGGCCAGGACCCGGCCTTGGCGCACAACGACGGCCGCGCGCGCCGCGTTGCCGAGATCGACGCCGCCATCGGCGCCTGGACGCAAACCCGGCTGATCGACGATGTGCTGGCCGCGATGCGTGAAGCCGACGTGCCAGCAGGCCGCATCTATTCAGTGGCGGACATCGCCGCCGACCCGCACTACCGTGCCCGCAACGCCATCACCACCGTGGAATCCGCTGCCGGCGTACCAGTGGAAATGCCGGCCGTCTTTCCATATCTGTCGACCAATCCCGGCGCGGTGCGCGAACGCGCGCCCACCTTGGGCGAACACACCGATGCCGTGCTGGCGCAGGCGGGTTTGTCGGACGAACAACGCAACGCGCTGCGCGCCAAGGGAGTGATTGCATGA
- a CDS encoding hydroxymethylglutaryl-CoA lyase codes for MNAGPAKIEINEVGPRDGLQIEKALVATDDKVAFVDALSDCGFARIEVTSFTSPKAIPALADAADVMRRIRRHPGVVYTALVPNIRGLERALEAGTDEMNLVMSCSETHNRANLRMTREQSYAELSQVLAAAARSDTPCKVSLSTAFGCPFDGDVATDQVLDLAARLAEAGATGITLCDTTGMAYPTQVAALCEQASTRLPGVALTVHLHNTRGMALANAMAAWQTGITRFDAAAGGLGGCPYAPGASGNVNTEELVHMFACMGVDTGVSLEPLLAIVRGLPTLVQRDLSNALLQAGPRLATHAAPAWLAERFPQ; via the coding sequence ATGAACGCCGGCCCCGCCAAAATCGAAATTAACGAAGTCGGCCCCCGCGACGGCCTGCAGATTGAAAAGGCCCTGGTCGCCACCGACGACAAGGTCGCCTTCGTGGACGCCTTGTCCGATTGCGGCTTTGCGCGCATCGAAGTCACCAGTTTCACGTCGCCCAAGGCCATCCCCGCGCTAGCCGACGCGGCCGACGTAATGCGCCGCATCCGCCGCCATCCGGGCGTGGTCTATACCGCGCTGGTACCCAACATCCGCGGGCTGGAACGCGCGCTGGAAGCCGGCACCGACGAAATGAACCTGGTCATGTCGTGCAGCGAGACGCATAACCGCGCCAACCTGCGCATGACGCGCGAGCAGTCGTATGCGGAACTGTCGCAGGTGCTGGCCGCCGCCGCCCGCAGCGACACGCCGTGCAAAGTGTCCCTGTCCACCGCCTTTGGTTGCCCGTTTGACGGCGATGTGGCGACGGATCAGGTGCTGGACCTGGCCGCACGGCTGGCGGAGGCGGGCGCCACCGGCATCACGCTGTGCGACACCACCGGCATGGCGTACCCCACGCAAGTGGCCGCCCTGTGTGAACAGGCATCCACGCGACTGCCTGGCGTAGCGCTGACTGTGCACCTGCACAATACGCGCGGCATGGCGCTGGCCAATGCGATGGCCGCCTGGCAAACCGGCATCACCCGCTTTGACGCAGCGGCCGGCGGCCTGGGCGGATGCCCGTATGCGCCCGGCGCCAGCGGCAACGTCAACACCGAAGAACTGGTGCACATGTTTGCCTGCATGGGCGTGGACACCGGCGTGTCACTGGAACCGTTGCTGGCCATCGTGCGCGGCTTGCCCACGCTGGTGCAGCGCGATCTGAGCAACGCCTTGCTGCAAGCAGGCCCCCGCCTGGCGACCCACGCCGCGCCCGCCTGGCTGGCCGAGAGATTTCCGCAGTAG
- a CDS encoding RidA family protein: MPHLSTALRTGSLLFLSGQLAFDDKGEIHGDVSEQTALILARHADVLAQHGLGLENVVKASAWVTEQADFASFDQAFAKAFGQHRPTRSTVVSQLAINGAKVEIDLIASFEPIHAQA, from the coding sequence ATGCCTCACCTCTCAACCGCGCTGCGCACCGGGTCCCTGCTGTTTCTGTCGGGCCAGTTGGCATTCGACGACAAGGGCGAGATTCACGGAGACGTCAGCGAGCAAACGGCGTTGATATTGGCGCGCCATGCCGACGTGCTTGCGCAGCATGGGCTGGGGCTGGAAAACGTGGTCAAGGCAAGCGCCTGGGTCACGGAGCAAGCGGACTTCGCTTCCTTCGATCAGGCCTTTGCGAAGGCATTCGGACAACACCGGCCGACCCGTTCGACGGTTGTCTCCCAGCTCGCGATCAACGGCGCAAAGGTCGAAATCGACTTGATCGCTTCCTTCGAACCCATCCACGCACAAGCCTGA